DNA sequence from the Deltaproteobacteria bacterium HGW-Deltaproteobacteria-2 genome:
GCGGATGTCTGTCCTTCAAGGGCGTTCGAGCGGCCGTCTTCCCACGCGTCGTAGATCATGAAAAGATCCATTGGCTGATAGCCTTCCATCTTCGCTCCCTCCTGTGCCTCGATAACCGACCGATAATCGGAATGCTTCAGACGGCCGACTTCACGGCGAAAAATGCCGAAAATGTAATCTTCGCTCCGATTTAGAAGATCTTTTTCAGAATACGTCATAATTTCCGGAGCAAGAAGTTTCTCGTCAAATTCTTCCAGGCTTTTTCCGGGATACCTGCGGCGTTCCTCTTCAAATTTTTCGGAAAGTCCCGCCGTCCATGCCTGCCCAGGCATCAGACGCAAACCGAAATTTTTTGACAATGTTTTAGCGACGAAACGAAGACGATTTTTCAGTTCCTGGATTTCGCGTTGATTACGCTTTTGTTGATCGGCTTTTATCTTTTCAGAGACAAACGTTGCGGCCTCAAATGAGGTCTTTTTCGCTTCCGGTTGAAATTCTGTATCAAAGGATACTTTCTTCATGGTGATGGTTTAATTATATAAATTATCAGCATAAAAGTCAAATTCCGAAGGGATAGCCTCTAACTACAAGCTATCCCTTCTTAAATTCTTAGAGTGTTTTATTTCTAATAATGACTTATTAAATTTCGATGTTTTGTCCAGAATCCATAACATGTAATGTATCTGTAATGTCTGAATAAATAGCAGCTTTTACGCGTTCTTGAGTTAACAGGAATAGTACTAGATTCAAAATTGCAATTACAAAAAAACAGAAACGACTCCGTATCATAAAAACATCCTGATATTTCATGAAAGGCTTTATTGTTATCGTTCCCTCTCAGCAGACTTGCCTCGGTAAGGACGGCAGGATTATCAGGATGAAAACCATACGCAGTGATTGAAGAACAATTCATAATCCTCTTCACTCCATACCGGGCGGCAGCAATCAGGACATTCTTCGTTCCATTTTCTTTAAGGACGGTATTGATACCCAATGTCGCATGAAATGGGTGGAAAGCCATTACAGCTTCCCACCCATTTCAATAAAAAAACTGCTTTTCAAAACCATCTCTCTCTATGTTCCATGTTGTACCGCGCCTTCTGTTTGGCCAACTCATTTACCGCGCAAAGCCCGCCACCAAGTTTACAGGAATCCATCTCGATTACGCGGTTATTCAGCTTATCATACATTTCTTCATCCTTGATGAGCGGAGCCAGATACCTTGCCTTAAACATATCCGCCAATCCAAATTCACCATTTTCGGCTTTGTTGCTGTTAGCAAAAGCTTCCATGGACTCATCTGCGCCGCCACCCAGACCGCTCCATCCTGGATAAATTGCATAGACGATGCCCATAGCCATCCAGCAGCCTCCCCAGGCATAATTCGGATCGAGCTCGATGGAACGTTTGACCATGGCAATCCCGTCCTGAACATCGGTAATCTTTCCCACTCTATCCAATTGCAGTGTGCAACGCTTGGCAATATTAAGAGCACACCAGGTCATAGCCTTCAAATCATCCTTGGTCAGGAACTTTACAGCATCAGGAATCTTAACCCCTTCTTCCATCGCTTTACGAAATTTGGAATTATTGGCTTTCAGTGCCCTCATACCGTAATCCGCTCCGACTTTATAAAGGGATATGGCGTAATCGTTATTTTCGTCCTCTTCAAACAAACCATAAGCGCAATACAAGTAAGAAGTTGTTGCCAGCAGGTTATAATCTGTCGGCGCCAACTCGGTCAGACCGGTAACCACCAGTAAAGCACCGGGAAGGCCATCTCTTACAAAAGTACCATTTTTTGTCCTTAAAAGTTTATCCACAAGGTCGTCCACCGACGTATCCAGCGCGGGAACGACGGTCTTCTGTACAGTATGCCGCGTTGCTGTACACCCTGATAAACCCATAGTCAGGAAAACAATCAAACAGAGGATTGAAATACCCTCGAAAAGCAGTCTAGTCTTTCTTGTCATTATCCCCGCCTCCGTAAAAATTAATTTTTTTGGAAAATAAGCTGCATTACACCCTGCGTTTTCTTCTGCAGGACAGATAACTGGGCATCCTGTTTATTTTCTATTTTTATTCCTATATTCCGCCAGGATTCCCTTAAGCTCCGCCAACTCGGCTTTTGTATAGTATCCCTTCTCGGCAAATTCATCCCAAACAGGGAGGAGTCTTTTCTTAAATACATCAATCTCCGCCCGTGTCATCTTGGTCTCTTTCAAACCGTATTTATACATGGCTTTAAGACATTCTTCATTATCGTCACGAACTCTCTGCCTAAACCCCTTCTCAATTGTTGCCATAAAATTATCAATAGCAACTTGATGCTCTTTAGGCAATTGGTTCCATGCCATTAACGAAATGATTCCAATTGCCGGCGAATATCGTATGCGAGCGGTATTGACGTATTTCGCAATAGTATACATCTGAGTGCCTACTATCCAGATAGCCGGGCTGACACTGGCATCGATTACGCCCGTGTGGTATGATGAAGCTATCTCGGGTACGCGAACCGGTACAGGACTTGCGCCAATAGCTTTCAGAGATCTTTCTTCCAACAGCCCGTTCCACGTTACGATCTTGACATCCTTGAAATCATCGGGTTTCCTTATTTCATGTTTTACGGAATAAATTTGATCGAAATCCTGTTCCGCCAGCAAGAAAAGGTGGTATCCTCTTTTTTCATACCATTGAGAAATTCGCGGTCTTAGCTTAGCGTAAACATATTCCACTTCCTGATAATTATCAAACATGAACGGGAGTTCTATCAAGGACATCTCCGGACAGGCCATTATCGTTCCCTGTCCGGAAAATCCTCCTCCATGTAACTGACCGTTCCGCATTTTGGCTATTATATCCTGGTCATCACCCATCGTACCGCCGTAATACCAATCCAGCTTCACCTCGCCATTCGTTGCTTTTGTTATTCCGGGTGCAATTATAGTTTTGATTAAAGCCGCCCAGCCTACTCCGTTGGGGGCCAGTGTACCCATTTTTAGAACATACACTGTTTTACCATTTTTGATTTGTTTAACATTATCTATTGCCCACGCTTCTTGAAATAAAAAAATTGAACAAAAAGAAAAAAGAACTAACACTTTCCACAAGAGCCGCACAACTTTTCTATCTTTCATAAAAAATTCCTCCCTGAAATATTTATGATGTAATGCGTAGCCTAAATTACCGAGCAAACACAAAAAGAAACAAACCGTTTTAATTAAAGAATATTTCCCCCTTTCAACAAATTCTCATACTAAACACCCTCCTCTCATCGCGTGCAAAGCTCACTTCGAGTTGACGGAAAAATCCGGCGGCGATACGGATTCTTTTCGTTAACTTTTATGCTATTATTTCACGTATGAGCGCCAATTTCTTAAGCGGGACCAAGCCAAGGAGCGCCTGAACCTGTCTGGCATCACGGTAGCGTTTTTCCTGCCCATAGTCCTTCATGTACCCGTTGCCACCCAGCAGTTGGACACCGTCGGTGACAACCTCGCACGCCAGATCATGGACATGCAATGTGGACGCGATGCTTATCTGTCCCCAGTCTTTAAGATTCTCATCGATAGCCTTGCAGGTCTGAGTCACACAGAGTTCAGCAGCTTTTGATTTGATCGCCATGTTAGCCAGGAGCATCCTTACTTCCGACCAGTTGATGACGGGTCTGCCGCCTTGTTCCCGCTCCTTCATGTAATCGATGGCTTCCTTGAGAGATCCTCTCATGATACCGGCATTGATGGCCGCGGCAGCCACGTGCATGATTGTGGATGCAGCTTCGAAATACTTTCCACCTTCACCTTCCCCGCCGATGATCTGAGCACTTGCTCCGTTTAGTGTAATGTCTATAATTGGGCAAGCATGGAGTCCAAGACTGAAGATAGGCCGGCTTTTTCTAACTGCCTTATCATTCAGATCTACAAGGAAGAATGAATAGCTCTTACCGCCGGCAGTTCTGGCCGGTACGATAGCCCATTTCGAAAAATTGCCCAGAACAAGATAGTCGAGCTTCCCGGTAAGTGTATAACCCGTACCGGAAGACGAAGCCTGCGGTAAAGCGGCTGCCTGACCGGGATCGGTGAAAGACGGAAAGGCGACGAGATATTCCCGTGCATTCGTCACGACAGGGTATATCTTTTTAGCTATCTCATCTGAACCGGCATTCAGAATGATCTGCTGGGACATTGCGCTTGTGAAGATAATCAGGGAGTAGGACGCATCCACCTCGGCGACATGGCCGAGCATCATACACATTGTACTGATCCCCTGTCCGATACCGGCGTACTTCTCGGGCAGCATGATACCAAGAAATCCAAGATTATAGATATTATGGAATACATTCTCGATGAGTTCAGTATCGAGCTTGCCGAAGGGGTATCGGTCATGCTCCTCCACATGCGGTTTGAGTTCGTCTTTGGAAAATTTTGTTATGAGTTCTTCAAATGGTTTCAGGTCTTTGTTTAATGCAGTCAGCATGGTGTCCTCCTTTTATTCTTCAAAGAATGTTGCCTTGGGACAGGCAGGGGCAATGATGGATTTGAACAGATTGATCCGGTTGAGCTGGTTGGTGCCCTCATAGATCTGGAGAAGTTTGGCGTCTCGCAGGATCTTCTCTGCGCCGTTGTCCTGCCTGAGGCCGGCCTTGCCCATGAGTTCGAGGGCCATTTGGCAGTTCCTCACCCCTAAATCCGTGCAGGAAAACTTGGCCATCGAAGCCAGTCCTGTAGTCAAGTGCTGGTCCTCCGGCTTCTGCCAGTCCAGGTACCACTTGCTCATCAGCCATGTCCCGATCGATTTGTTGAGCAGGGAAGCAATGATTGTGTTGAAAAACCACAGCGGCATATACTTCAGATAGTAGTACATGGGTTTCATCTGAAGAAGGTTGTACGGACCACGATGCTGATTGGCATAATTTGCCTCCTGATAGGCGAGCCTGCCTAGTCTGACATTGGCATACATTTCGGCCAGCCGACATTGCACCCATTCGTATGTAACCATCGACTTGCCGTCGATTTCGGTTTCATTTGCATACTTGAGAGCGGCATTGAAGGCCCCTCGCGCAGCCCCGATGCCAAACGCGCCAACTGCGGCACGGGAGATAGAAAAGACATAGTCGATATGACGCATGTTCATGTCGCGGGGGGAATGATCTGTAAAGGATTTAAGAGATTCAGGATAAGTCAGCACATACTCATCTGGCACGAAGCAGTCTTCGAAGTTGAGCACGCTGGCCGGACAGATTCTCTGACCCATCTTGTTCTCGTGTCGACCAAAGGAAAATCCTTTCATGCCGGTTTTAACCACCATGGAAACCTTGGTATCGGCGCCTTTTTTCAGGTCTCCATAGGCATAGAGGACGGTCCATTTCGAAAGATGTCCCATGGAAATGAAAATCTTGCTGCCGTTGACGATGTAGCCGCTCTTGACTTTCTTGGCATGACAGCCCAGCCTGCCGACAGCTTCCAGCTCTACCTCTTCCACGTCGGTACCGGCGTTGGGTTCGGTAATGGAAAAAGAAATAAGGCATGGTTCGCCGGTTTTTTCACCATCAACAACTTCACTTAGAACTTTCTTTGTTACTTTAGCATTGCAAGACATCATGAGTCCTGTCATACCGAGATAATGCACGCCGATCACATTGGCGATACCAAGGCAAACCGATCCGATCTCCTCCAGGAAATATGAGATGGATGGCATGTTGTAGCCCTTCCCGCCGAAGAGCTTTGGTATCCACAAAGTATAGAAGCCCCATTCGTTGGCCTTTTTTACCAGTTCCACGGGGAAGTAATCCGGGTCTTCATGGGTCTTGCGATCTAGTTCGAGGCATAAAGGCCTGGCAACCTCGTCATTGAACTTACGTGCGAGTGCGATCAGTTCTTCTGTTTCCTTAATCATGGCCCTGGGCATCCGCGGCGCATAATACATGGAAAGGGTCTCGTCCTCGAAACGCGGGAACCGTGATATGAATGACTTTACATCCGATCTTTCCAACATAAATCCTCCTTATTGTTTTGAGAAATTCAATAATTCCTGTATCACTCCACCCAGTTAATCTTCGGAAATTCGCGGTCCACGGGTTTATCAACCTGCACCGCGGGATAGCCGAGGGTAATAACTATGGACACCGAGCTATAAGGCCACGCGAGTCCCAGTTTTTTACCGAACTTCATTTTGGTTATAGGATCAAGGTTCAGCGCATTGGCCACGAATCCTACATAGCAGGTTCCCAACCCCAGTGAATGTGCCGCCAGCACCATGTTTTGTCCCAGGATGCCCATACCGAGCTCCGGTTCGGAGATGTGCAGACTATGTTTCAAAAGGAATATGGCCACCGGTGCGTGGAACATGCAGTGTGCCATTCCTTCGCCGAACCTGGGCGCCAGCGAACCCTGTATCGCCGCCATTGGCCTCTGATCGATAGAATTCGGTTTGATGAAGGCCAGAGCTTTTTTCAGTATTGTTCTGCCCAACCCCCTGCCCTGATAGAGCTTGGTGAAGATGGCGAGGAACTTAAGCGAGGAATCGGAAAGATCTTGCAGAAGCTTCCTGTCCGTAACTACCACAAATTTCCATCCCTGGCAGTTGCCCGCCGATGGCGCAAACCTGCCCGCTTCAATGACCCGGCTGATGAGTTCTTTCGGCACAGGTTGATCTTTGTACACGCGCACTGAGCGCCGACTGTACAGCACCTTTTCCACACCGGTGAGTTTATCTCCTATCTCGCTCAAAGGAACAGGTTTATCCAGTTGAAGCGGATTGGGGAATCCCTGACCAACCTCTGGATAATCGAAGTCATAGGCAAATCTACCTTCTTCCACATTGTAGAAATGAGGAAAAACCAGGGCTTCCTGCGGGCAGACTGCTTGACAATCGTGGCAGGCAATGCAGATCTTGCCGAAATATTGCACCCCGGCAAAATTCGGCTCGTTCAAACCGCAACCGAGGCATCTCTTTGGTTCAGCCGATACCTGGTTGCCATTCAACGTGGTACAAACCTCCGTATCAGGCTGACTGAGTCTTTGTTTTACCGGAATGTCCGTGGATTCGCTTCGCTCTTCCTTTTTAATTTCAGGAAAAGGAACACCTGTGTAGTCGATCTCTTTCACTAGAGGCACTGTTGCCTCCTTGCCCTTGATGAAGGCATCGATGGCCAGCGCAGCTTTTTTTCCCGCGCCGACGGCCTCGGAAACCAAGCCCGGCCCCTGTGCTGCGTCACCTCCCGCGAAGACTCCCTTCTCGTTCGTATTCCCCATGATGCCGGACGTAAGCCAGGATGAGCCGAGCAGGCGTTCAAAACCTTCTGATTTAAGGTTCTGACCCACGGCAATAATGAGAGCATCAAATGCAATGTCAAACTCACTTCCTTGGACAGGGACAGGTTTCCCTCGTCCCGATTCGTCCGGTTCTCCCAATTGCATTCGCTGGCAGATCGCCTTCCACGCCGCGCCGTCTTTCGATATTTGTACGGGAGCGCACAGAAACTCAATTTTTACGCCTTCCTGCCGGGCTGCCTCCACTTCTGTTTGATGTGCGGGCATCTCAGCAATGGTCCGGCGATAGAGGATGGTCACCTCTGAACCCATGCGGCGTGCCGTTCGCGCTGCATCAATAGCTGTATTACCGCCGCCAACGACAATGACTTTTCCCCCCAACTTGAGGGGTTGGTTCTTCTTTACAGACCTCAAAAAATCCAGCCCTGGATAAACGCTTGCCTCCTTGTCCCATCCAAAACTCACAGAACTACTGTTCTGAGCACCCGGGGCCAGATAGACAGCGTTGAAATTCTTTTTCAAATCGTCGAGCGTTATATCTTTTCCGATGGCGACGTTGAGCTTCATGGTAATGCCCATATCGATGATTCGCTTCATCTCCTTGTCCACCACCGATTCGGGCAGACGATATTGCGGAATCGCCCAGGTGAGCATGCCCCCCGGTTTTGATCCCGACTCATACACGGTAACCTGATACCCTAGCCGGGCAAGCTGGTATGCGCACGACATCCCCGATGGACCGGACCCCACCACCGCAATTTTCTCACCGAGCACCTTGGCCGGCCTTGCAAAGGATAGCCCCTTGTCGATGGCGTAATCCCCGATAAATCGCTCCATGCCGTGGATGTTGAGTGCCGCATCCACACCACGCCGGTTACAGGAATTCTCGCAAGGGTGCGGGCAGACCCTTCCGGTAACAGCCGGCATCGGGTTCGTCTCCGTGATTGTTCTCCATGCATCTTCATAAGAGCCTTCCTTGGAAAGGAGTTGCATGTACCACCTGATATCTATTCCTGCCGGGCAATTGTACTGACACGCCGCCTGCTGCCTCTGCGAAGGTTCTTTCCGCGGAACCATTTCAATGGATTGGACTGGACATTGTTTGACGCAGACGCTGCATCCAACGCACTTGTCTCTGTCAACCTCGATGCCGAACGGTTTTGTTGAAACCGGCGGATCACTAACATACTTGAACTTGCTTGGTTTAAAAGACCCGGACATACCCAACACCCCCTCTTTTGAATTTTTTCCTTACGTAAGTATTTTTGTGAGATTTTTTATTTATCGTACTGCATCCTGCCTCAATAATGCAGATTCCCAGATCTTTTCCTACCTATCGTGGAAGAAGCAGCTTCCCATCACAGCAGGGATATAACCTAAGCGGCCTCTTGTACAGGTTTGAGCAGACTGGAAATGTCTCAAACTTTCTCGAATAGGTGTATGGTCATAGAAGCCTCTTCTACGCCGAGGTTTCCTCCGCCGTTTTCCGTGAGGGCAATACGTGCACCCTCGACCTGACGATTTCCTGCCTCACCTCTGAGTTGGGTAACAACTTCGTGAATCTGGGAAAGGCCGGACGCACCAATGGGGTGTCCTTTGCATTCAAGTCCGCCGCTCGTATTCACGGGCAGTTTGCCGCCAAGCGTTGTGGCTCCTGATTCTGCAAAATGTCCGCCTTCGCCCGGCGCGCAAAATCCCATGCATTCGCACTGATGCAGTTCCCCGTAGGATGTAGCATCATGAAGTTCGGCCAGGTCAATGTCTTGAGGTCCTATTCCCGCTATTTCGTAAGCCTTTTTGGAAAGTCTCTCGCCGATATCCTCACCGTCAATATCACGATGGGTCGCCGATCCGAGCACGGAGGCCCTGATTTTCACCGGCCTTGCGATTTTAAGTTTCCGCAGATATCTATCCGAGCAGAGAATGGCAGCAGCAGCTCCATCTCCCACAGGCGCACACATGGGAACTGTGAGGGGATAGGTCACCGGTCGGGCATTCATGACTTCGTCAACGGTCATTGTTTCCTGAAACTGGGAATAAGGATTGAGAGATCCGTGCAGATGATTTTTGGAGCAAATCACGGCAAGCTGTTTTTTTGTGGACCCGTATTTTTTCATGTGCCACCGCGCTCCCATGGCATAAGCATCCATGAAGATGCTTCTCCCTTCTCCGGGAGGAGTCTCTCCCTCGGGCAGTTTAAAGTCCAATATCTTGTTGAGATCCATCAGCATGTTGATGTGTTTTTCAAAGTTCTCCACATCCATGCACGTGGCGTATGCGCTCAAGGAAAGAGCCTTGTTTTGATTGCTGATCTTTTCCGAGCCAAGCGCCAGTACTACATCATACATACCGGAAAGGATGGCGGTATACCCCAAGTGGAAGGCCGTGGAACCACCCGCACAGGCATTTTCACAATTCACGATGGGTATGCCCTTAAATCCCGAATCCCAGAGCATAACCTCGCCACGGATGGAATGCTGGTTGGAAAACATACCCCAGAAGGAATTGGCCACATAGGCAGCCTGTAGATCTTCTATTCCTAACGCGGCATCGGCCAGAGTCGCGTTCAGAGCATCTTTGGCCATCCCTCTTACAGACCCGTCGAGGTACTTGCCGAACCTTATCATACCGACACCGATTACATATACATTGTCCATCTGTATCTCCTCTTTATTTTTTATGAAATCTTGTTGATGCTAATTTCATGTCTACAGCCTTGAGCGTCTGAAATGAGCCATGACATACACTCCATATTTCGGGCTGATACATTTTCTAAAATGCGAAGACATTGCTTGCGTCCATG
Encoded proteins:
- a CDS encoding C4-dicarboxylate ABC transporter substrate-binding protein, which codes for MKDRKVVRLLWKVLVLFSFCSIFLFQEAWAIDNVKQIKNGKTVYVLKMGTLAPNGVGWAALIKTIIAPGITKATNGEVKLDWYYGGTMGDDQDIIAKMRNGQLHGGGFSGQGTIMACPEMSLIELPFMFDNYQEVEYVYAKLRPRISQWYEKRGYHLFLLAEQDFDQIYSVKHEIRKPDDFKDVKIVTWNGLLEERSLKAIGASPVPVRVPEIASSYHTGVIDASVSPAIWIVGTQMYTIAKYVNTARIRYSPAIGIISLMAWNQLPKEHQVAIDNFMATIEKGFRQRVRDDNEECLKAMYKYGLKETKMTRAEIDVFKKRLLPVWDEFAEKGYYTKAELAELKGILAEYRNKNRK
- a CDS encoding acyl-CoA dehydrogenase, producing the protein MLTALNKDLKPFEELITKFSKDELKPHVEEHDRYPFGKLDTELIENVFHNIYNLGFLGIMLPEKYAGIGQGISTMCMMLGHVAEVDASYSLIIFTSAMSQQIILNAGSDEIAKKIYPVVTNAREYLVAFPSFTDPGQAAALPQASSSGTGYTLTGKLDYLVLGNFSKWAIVPARTAGGKSYSFFLVDLNDKAVRKSRPIFSLGLHACPIIDITLNGASAQIIGGEGEGGKYFEAASTIMHVAAAAINAGIMRGSLKEAIDYMKEREQGGRPVINWSEVRMLLANMAIKSKAAELCVTQTCKAIDENLKDWGQISIASTLHVHDLACEVVTDGVQLLGGNGYMKDYGQEKRYRDARQVQALLGLVPLKKLALIREIIA
- a CDS encoding acyl-CoA dehydrogenase, with the translated sequence MLERSDVKSFISRFPRFEDETLSMYYAPRMPRAMIKETEELIALARKFNDEVARPLCLELDRKTHEDPDYFPVELVKKANEWGFYTLWIPKLFGGKGYNMPSISYFLEEIGSVCLGIANVIGVHYLGMTGLMMSCNAKVTKKVLSEVVDGEKTGEPCLISFSITEPNAGTDVEEVELEAVGRLGCHAKKVKSGYIVNGSKIFISMGHLSKWTVLYAYGDLKKGADTKVSMVVKTGMKGFSFGRHENKMGQRICPASVLNFEDCFVPDEYVLTYPESLKSFTDHSPRDMNMRHIDYVFSISRAAVGAFGIGAARGAFNAALKYANETEIDGKSMVTYEWVQCRLAEMYANVRLGRLAYQEANYANQHRGPYNLLQMKPMYYYLKYMPLWFFNTIIASLLNKSIGTWLMSKWYLDWQKPEDQHLTTGLASMAKFSCTDLGVRNCQMALELMGKAGLRQDNGAEKILRDAKLLQIYEGTNQLNRINLFKSIIAPACPKATFFEE
- a CDS encoding thiolase codes for the protein MDNVYVIGVGMIRFGKYLDGSVRGMAKDALNATLADAALGIEDLQAAYVANSFWGMFSNQHSIRGEVMLWDSGFKGIPIVNCENACAGGSTAFHLGYTAILSGMYDVVLALGSEKISNQNKALSLSAYATCMDVENFEKHINMLMDLNKILDFKLPEGETPPGEGRSIFMDAYAMGARWHMKKYGSTKKQLAVICSKNHLHGSLNPYSQFQETMTVDEVMNARPVTYPLTVPMCAPVGDGAAAAILCSDRYLRKLKIARPVKIRASVLGSATHRDIDGEDIGERLSKKAYEIAGIGPQDIDLAELHDATSYGELHQCECMGFCAPGEGGHFAESGATTLGGKLPVNTSGGLECKGHPIGASGLSQIHEVVTQLRGEAGNRQVEGARIALTENGGGNLGVEEASMTIHLFEKV